The Candidatus Edwardsbacteria bacterium RifOxyA12_full_54_48 region GTCCAGGACCATCTGGTAATATTTCAGGGCCTCGGGATACATGTTCTGTTTTTCGTAGGTCTCCCCCAGCAGTTTATAGCCCACCAGGTTCTGCATATCGTTCTTGATGGTCAGCTCGAACTCCTCCCGGGCCAGGGCGTACATTCCCTTGGCCAGATAGCAGCGGCCCAGTATCAGGTGGGCGATGGCGTAATTGGGGTGGTTCTCCAGGCCCCTTTTGGCCGTATCTATCGCTTCATCCAGAAGATCCGATTTACGATAGGCATCGGCCAGCTGGGCAAAGACCCTCGATTTGGGGTCAGCCTGCAGTTTTTCGCTGAGCTGTTCGATCTCCGGAGAAAGTTTTATGTTTTCCTGGGCCATATCCTTAACTCCATTAAATTTGCGAATTGATAGGTGGCGTCAACTGGAAGGTATAAAATCTAAGTTATAGTGATATTATATGCTTACCGGCCTGGTTTGTCAACATTTTTCGCCCTATATTGCCGGCCGAAGATCAGCCGGATATGGCTTTGATTGACCTGCCGAAGGGCGCCCGGATGACACCCTTTTCGGTGATGATGGCGCTGACCAGTTTGCCGGGGGTGACATCGAAGGACGGGTTGAAAACAGCCATCTTTCCCGGTGCGGCGCGGCATTGACCGAACCTTCTGACCTCATCCGGGTTTCTCTGCTCGATGGGCATCCGGCTGCCGTCCTTTAACGACCGGTCGAAGGTCGAAAGGGGCGCGGCCACATAGAAGGGAACGCCGTGATAACGGGCGTTGATCGCCAAGCTGTAGGTGCCGATCTTGTTGGCGAAATCCCCGTTGGCGCATATCCGGTCGGCCCCCACTATGGCGCAGTCGATCTTACCGGCCGCCATCAGAGAGGCCGCCATGTTGTCGCAGATCAGAACGGCCGGGATCTTCTGCCGGGCCAGCTCCCAGGCCGTCAGCCGGGCTCCCTGCAGCAGGGGCCGGGTCTCATCGACGTAGACCGATCTTACCCTGCCCATATTGTAGGCGGTGGAGATGATGCCCAGGGCGGTGCCGATGCCCCCGGTGGCCAGGGCCCCGGTGTTGCAGTGGGTGATGATCGTCGAGTTTTTTTTAATCAGCTCCGCCCCGTGTCTGCCGATCAAGCCGCAGGTCGCGGCATCGTCATGGTGGATATCCAGTGCAGCCTGCAGCATCTTCTTCTTAAGCGCTTCGGCCTTGACGCCGGACTTGATCAGTGAATTGAACCGGGCCTCCATCCGGCCCAAAGCCCAGAAAAGATTGACCGCAGTGGGCCGG contains the following coding sequences:
- a CDS encoding S-methyl-5-thioribose-1-phosphate isomerase yields the protein MQKVIAWRNGTIKLLDQRWLPQRTEYLVCQKVEDLAAAIEGLAVRGAPLIGIAGAYGLVLGIWRSGAGNISADFRKSYLRIQRTRPTAVNLFWALGRMEARFNSLIKSGVKAEALKKKMLQAALDIHHDDAATCGLIGRHGAELIKKNSTIITHCNTGALATGGIGTALGIISTAYNMGRVRSVYVDETRPLLQGARLTAWELARQKIPAVLICDNMAASLMAAGKIDCAIVGADRICANGDFANKIGTYSLAINARYHGVPFYVAAPLSTFDRSLKDGSRMPIEQRNPDEVRRFGQCRAAPGKMAVFNPSFDVTPGKLVSAIITEKGVIRAPFGRSIKAISG